From a single Alkalihalophilus pseudofirmus genomic region:
- a CDS encoding GerAB/ArcD/ProY family transporter: protein MKHTISYSISPGEMCLTLVSMIIGVGILTLPRVLATELGLADGWISILLASGIIMSLVALYVKLQQQFPGETLLQYIAGGKVGKWFAPVLALLFLVYFLCLMGYEVRILTSLMRMYILDQTPSEVIAALMLFITTYAVSKGVQGIVHLSLMFLPIVVFVLLGLISFTSINSDMTNLLPVMPEGIFPILLTMKVTLFSFLGLEILFFLMGYMKKSDLKVFPLMAGIMLIMFLYLLVTIISYANFSVDTTTQITFPTVELAKQIEIPGGFFERLESLLITVWIMTIFNTISISQLIFIQLLEKHFVKKEAFTTYLPAISIFFIFIVAFIPHSITETFQFGEWIGWLGLALYLVSLGCGYLFFFSRRRKTGKVGKGVSYES, encoded by the coding sequence ATGAAACATACTATTTCCTATTCTATCTCACCAGGAGAGATGTGTTTGACGCTTGTTTCAATGATTATAGGGGTTGGTATTCTTACGTTACCAAGAGTTTTAGCAACAGAATTAGGTTTGGCAGACGGTTGGATCTCCATTCTTTTAGCTAGTGGGATCATTATGAGTTTGGTGGCTTTATATGTGAAACTGCAGCAGCAGTTTCCAGGCGAGACACTTCTGCAATATATAGCAGGTGGTAAAGTGGGTAAGTGGTTTGCTCCCGTTCTTGCCTTACTATTTCTAGTCTATTTTTTATGTTTAATGGGGTATGAGGTGCGAATACTAACCTCCCTGATGAGGATGTACATTTTAGACCAAACACCCTCAGAAGTTATTGCTGCCCTCATGTTGTTCATTACGACCTATGCTGTTTCAAAAGGGGTCCAAGGAATCGTTCATTTAAGTCTCATGTTTTTACCTATTGTTGTATTTGTGCTCTTAGGGCTAATTTCATTTACTTCTATCAACTCTGATATGACGAATCTGCTTCCAGTTATGCCGGAAGGAATATTTCCTATTCTGCTTACTATGAAGGTAACGTTATTTTCATTTTTAGGTCTTGAAATCTTATTTTTCCTGATGGGCTACATGAAGAAAAGTGATTTAAAAGTGTTCCCTTTAATGGCAGGGATTATGTTAATTATGTTTCTTTATTTATTAGTAACGATAATTTCATATGCTAATTTCAGTGTTGACACAACTACGCAAATCACTTTTCCAACAGTTGAACTAGCAAAGCAGATAGAAATACCAGGTGGATTTTTTGAGAGGCTGGAATCCTTATTAATTACGGTTTGGATCATGACCATTTTTAACACGATCTCTATTTCACAATTGATTTTTATTCAGTTACTAGAAAAGCACTTTGTAAAGAAAGAAGCGTTCACAACCTATTTACCTGCCATAAGTATTTTCTTTATTTTCATTGTAGCTTTTATCCCTCACTCCATAACTGAAACGTTTCAGTTTGGAGAATGGATTGGCTGGCTGGGTTTAGCTTTATATCTCGTAAGTTTAGGGTGTGGATACCTTTTTTTCTTTAGCAGAAGACGGAAGACCGGCAAGGTTGGAAAGGGTGTGAGCTATGAATCATGA
- a CDS encoding PadR family transcriptional regulator: MEDQFKHFKKAMDETHFKGLAFDFKNQEKVKARIKQTMNEEQTKLYLLQTLQHEAKTGFEVLQHIEQMGITHFESQEGMLYQLLHQLEREQIIQGNWSSEEEKYYQLTKQGLKQLKKLQQERFSHHSHRLKKEGWV; this comes from the coding sequence GTGGAAGATCAATTTAAACACTTTAAAAAAGCTATGGACGAAACTCACTTTAAAGGGTTGGCATTTGATTTTAAGAACCAAGAGAAGGTAAAAGCTCGAATTAAACAAACTATGAACGAAGAACAAACAAAATTATACTTACTGCAGACTTTACAGCATGAAGCGAAAACAGGCTTTGAGGTTTTGCAGCATATAGAGCAGATGGGAATAACACATTTCGAATCACAGGAGGGAATGTTATATCAACTTCTTCACCAACTTGAGAGGGAACAAATCATCCAAGGTAATTGGAGCAGTGAAGAAGAAAAATACTACCAACTAACAAAACAGGGACTGAAGCAATTGAAGAAACTTCAGCAAGAAAGATTTAGTCATCACTCCCATCGTTTAAAGAAGGAGGGCTGGGTATGA
- a CDS encoding FtsW/RodA/SpoVE family cell cycle protein: MNAQFQTFLNAVKQQMKSKEGQKLVEKELLSHLNHSKQTVMKRGHHEEEAEKMAVEQMGNAVLLGQKMNKLHRERVDWWLVSIVGSLLLLSFAPFLFFDYQMNIYAQFISVSVSLLIIFTLMFIDYRKVLHYWKWFGLTAGFYMAALNVEGLTSMVNGRVFLSLLGMNISHYFLLFLLFITVVGLMSEKKLTDRKRIIWSLLLLIVFVRCFMLIPETMLAVLYIILFSTIVLFSNQNYKVMSWILWVLSGCIFLFAYLFVAFLPFSHRLQNFISFLNPEADPSGYGYIYIMMKEVLSKAGLFGPQSELTHNLFLGHTELILVALTYHGGWILTSLILVIFAALSVRLLLSFKKMQTEKERLLMVGGGVLLLFPFMLNTLMTFGYAPFIGANLPFISYGGSEKLYYSFIIGLMLSVYRRKDVIINTEVEIDKKV; encoded by the coding sequence ATGAATGCGCAGTTCCAAACTTTTTTAAATGCAGTTAAGCAGCAAATGAAATCCAAGGAAGGTCAAAAGCTGGTTGAAAAAGAATTACTTTCTCATTTAAATCATAGTAAGCAAACAGTTATGAAAAGGGGGCATCATGAGGAAGAAGCTGAGAAGATGGCCGTTGAACAGATGGGAAATGCTGTTCTGCTTGGACAAAAGATGAATAAGCTTCATCGTGAAAGAGTAGATTGGTGGCTTGTTTCAATTGTAGGAAGCTTATTACTGCTAAGTTTTGCGCCTTTTCTTTTTTTCGACTACCAAATGAATATCTATGCCCAGTTTATATCAGTAAGTGTATCTCTCCTGATTATTTTCACTTTGATGTTCATTGATTATCGTAAAGTGCTTCACTACTGGAAATGGTTTGGATTAACGGCTGGATTTTATATGGCTGCCTTAAATGTTGAGGGGCTCACTTCAATGGTGAATGGAAGGGTATTTCTCTCCCTCTTAGGAATGAATATCTCTCATTACTTCCTGCTTTTTCTTTTATTTATAACTGTTGTAGGGTTAATGAGTGAGAAAAAATTGACAGACCGTAAACGTATTATATGGAGCTTATTATTACTGATTGTATTTGTAAGATGCTTTATGTTAATACCTGAGACAATGCTTGCCGTCCTATACATCATATTATTTTCAACAATTGTCTTATTCTCAAATCAAAATTATAAGGTAATGTCATGGATTTTATGGGTACTTTCTGGGTGCATATTCTTGTTTGCTTATTTGTTTGTTGCCTTTTTACCCTTTTCCCATAGACTTCAAAATTTCATTTCCTTTTTAAATCCAGAAGCTGATCCGAGTGGTTACGGTTATATTTACATAATGATGAAAGAAGTATTAAGTAAGGCCGGCTTGTTTGGACCTCAATCAGAATTAACGCATAACTTATTTCTTGGACACACAGAATTAATATTAGTGGCTCTAACTTATCACGGTGGGTGGATATTAACTTCTCTAATACTCGTTATTTTTGCTGCTTTGTCTGTGAGATTACTCCTCTCATTTAAGAAAATGCAAACAGAAAAGGAGCGCCTCTTGATGGTTGGCGGGGGAGTCCTGCTATTGTTTCCATTTATGCTTAATACACTAATGACTTTCGGTTATGCACCATTTATAGGTGCGAACCTCCCCTTCATTAGCTATGGAGGTAGTGAGAAACTATACTACTCGTTTATTATTGGACTTATGCTGAGTGTATACCGTAGAAAAGATGTGATAATAAATACTGAGGTAGAAATAGATAAAAAAGTTTAG
- a CDS encoding ABC transporter permease has product MGRHAFINTGKMTRFILRRDRVRLPIWILSIVFITILTATSFTDLYQNEEERQAIAETMRNPAMTAMVGPGYGLDNYTEGAMMSHQMLLFTAIVAAIMSILLVTRHTRADEEDGRIELIRSLPVGQLTNLSSVMTVMVAANILLALLTGFGLAALQIESMDLSASLLYGSAIGSAGIFFAAITALFAQLSENSRGTIGYSFTILGLSYLIRAVGDVSNETLSLFSPLGWILSTEVYVNNYWWPIILTLGASVIVYVLAMYLMTKRDLESGLLPSKPGKTYASKLLLSPFGLAVKLQRTAIIAWAIGMFILGVSYGSIFGDLESFFTSNEMLVEMLSPVEGVSLTEQFSTMLMAVMSMISTVPVLLFVLKLKGEEKKGRSEHLLTRVVSRNQLLGSYVILAFLFSFIMLFLAMLGLWSTANTVVEEAIPFSSMFFAAMVYLPAIWVMIALAVFALGWIPKATGLSWLYLGYSFLVVYLGGLLQFPEWMAKISPFGYIPEYPVEEINGWTLAILTLIAAGLIMLGFIGYRKRDIEG; this is encoded by the coding sequence ATGGGTAGACATGCATTTATAAATACAGGCAAGATGACTCGGTTTATCTTAAGGCGAGACCGGGTGCGCCTCCCTATATGGATTCTGTCTATCGTCTTTATCACTATTTTGACAGCGACATCCTTTACTGATCTTTATCAAAATGAAGAGGAAAGACAAGCGATTGCTGAAACAATGAGAAATCCAGCGATGACTGCAATGGTCGGACCTGGTTATGGGCTTGACAATTATACTGAAGGCGCGATGATGTCTCATCAAATGTTATTATTTACGGCCATTGTTGCTGCGATTATGAGTATTCTCTTAGTCACCAGGCATACAAGGGCAGATGAAGAAGACGGAAGGATTGAACTCATTCGTTCATTGCCTGTAGGACAGCTAACGAACCTAAGCTCCGTGATGACGGTGATGGTGGCAGCCAATATTCTGTTAGCTCTTTTAACGGGATTTGGTTTAGCAGCTCTTCAGATTGAAAGCATGGACCTTTCTGCATCCTTGCTTTACGGGTCTGCAATCGGTTCAGCGGGGATCTTTTTTGCTGCTATTACAGCGCTTTTCGCCCAGCTCTCAGAAAATTCAAGAGGTACAATAGGCTACTCGTTTACCATTCTTGGCTTATCTTATTTGATTCGTGCAGTAGGAGATGTTAGTAATGAAACACTTTCACTCTTCTCACCTCTTGGCTGGATTTTAAGTACAGAAGTCTATGTGAATAATTACTGGTGGCCAATTATTTTGACTTTAGGAGCCTCAGTCATTGTCTATGTTCTAGCTATGTATTTGATGACAAAAAGAGATTTAGAGTCGGGGCTTTTACCATCTAAACCTGGGAAGACCTATGCAAGTAAGCTTTTACTTAGTCCTTTTGGATTGGCTGTAAAACTACAGCGAACAGCGATCATTGCCTGGGCAATCGGAATGTTTATCCTCGGGGTCTCATACGGCTCGATCTTTGGCGATTTAGAGTCGTTTTTCACAAGCAATGAAATGCTGGTAGAAATGTTATCTCCCGTTGAGGGAGTCTCGTTAACAGAGCAATTCTCTACGATGCTGATGGCTGTTATGTCAATGATTTCTACGGTCCCAGTTTTATTATTCGTACTGAAACTAAAAGGGGAAGAGAAAAAAGGACGAAGCGAGCATTTGCTGACTCGTGTTGTATCAAGAAATCAATTGCTAGGTAGCTATGTCATTCTTGCATTCTTATTTAGTTTTATTATGCTGTTTCTTGCCATGCTTGGTCTATGGAGTACAGCCAACACAGTGGTAGAAGAAGCGATCCCATTTTCGTCAATGTTCTTTGCTGCGATGGTCTATCTGCCGGCCATCTGGGTAATGATTGCTCTAGCAGTGTTCGCACTTGGCTGGATACCAAAAGCTACAGGCTTATCATGGCTATATCTCGGATACTCTTTTTTAGTTGTGTATTTAGGCGGATTGCTGCAATTTCCTGAATGGATGGCTAAGATTTCACCATTTGGTTATATACCCGAATATCCGGTTGAAGAGATAAATGGATGGACACTTGCTATCTTAACTCTTATTGCTGCAGGACTAATCATGCTTGGATTTATTGGGTATCGAAAGCGAGATATCGAGGGGTAA
- a CDS encoding spore germination protein: MYRKLLKKKRDTIQPLKTNAIDSSDLVDLTKLVKDYIGESSDIVQHDMVIAGLIKATLFYVSGLSDRDLLDNSVIKPIMQISQREVANLSHEELIKKLSQEVINLSSVQSIKSLEQSVHLLMTGDSLLIVDGVDKVIILGTKGYEKRGIEEPKSEVVIRGPRDGFIEDIQTNIVLLRRRIADPNFIIQTGEIGQRAKIKYSIGYIKGLVTEELVNEVRYRISCIKTDEVLETGTLEQLIEDNVLSPFPQLMHTERPDKTTAALMNGKVIILIDGTPYSLITPTTFEQLLKSPEDYYDRWHIGTLIRLIRYLAAFFALFLPSLYIAMVTYHHGMIPTTLALSIAGTREGVPFPAFLEAFLMEITIELLREAGIRLPRAIGQTIGIVGGLVIGDAAVRAGFVSPVMVIVVAITAVASFAIPSYSFSIALRMLRFSFMIAASMFGLYGIVISYITINVHLVGLRSFGSYYTSPFAPFRYKDWLDLVFRAPLSQQRTRTNEPGTLDDIKQN, encoded by the coding sequence GTGTATAGGAAGTTATTAAAGAAAAAAAGAGATACGATTCAACCGTTAAAAACGAATGCTATTGATTCTTCAGATTTAGTTGATTTAACTAAATTAGTGAAAGATTATATTGGAGAAAGCAGTGATATCGTTCAGCACGATATGGTCATTGCAGGCCTAATTAAAGCGACACTCTTTTATGTGAGCGGGTTAAGCGACAGGGATTTGCTTGACAATAGTGTTATTAAGCCAATTATGCAAATTTCTCAACGTGAAGTTGCTAATTTAAGTCATGAAGAACTTATAAAGAAATTATCACAAGAGGTGATAAACCTTTCTTCTGTACAGTCAATTAAATCGCTTGAACAATCAGTCCATCTTCTTATGACTGGAGATTCATTGCTTATAGTAGATGGTGTGGATAAGGTAATTATTTTAGGCACAAAAGGGTATGAAAAAAGAGGAATAGAAGAGCCCAAGAGTGAAGTGGTTATCCGAGGGCCAAGAGATGGATTTATTGAGGATATACAAACGAATATTGTTTTATTGAGAAGACGTATTGCCGATCCTAACTTTATAATACAGACAGGAGAAATCGGACAAAGAGCCAAGATTAAATATTCTATTGGATATATTAAAGGTCTTGTCACTGAGGAGTTAGTCAATGAGGTAAGGTATCGTATCAGCTGCATAAAGACTGACGAAGTATTAGAAACAGGTACATTAGAGCAGCTAATTGAGGATAATGTATTATCTCCTTTTCCTCAGTTAATGCATACTGAAAGGCCTGATAAAACGACAGCTGCTTTAATGAATGGAAAAGTGATCATATTGATTGATGGAACTCCGTACTCACTGATCACGCCAACTACATTTGAGCAGTTATTGAAGTCACCTGAAGATTATTATGATCGCTGGCACATTGGAACGCTGATTCGACTCATCCGCTATTTGGCGGCCTTCTTTGCTCTATTTTTGCCTTCTTTATATATTGCTATGGTGACGTATCATCATGGAATGATTCCTACAACACTTGCTCTCTCCATTGCTGGTACGCGTGAAGGAGTGCCTTTTCCTGCATTTTTAGAAGCTTTTCTAATGGAAATAACAATTGAATTATTGCGTGAAGCTGGAATTCGTCTGCCTCGTGCGATAGGTCAAACAATTGGGATTGTTGGAGGGCTCGTCATTGGAGATGCAGCGGTTAGGGCGGGGTTTGTAAGTCCTGTTATGGTAATTGTTGTTGCCATTACTGCAGTAGCATCGTTTGCTATTCCTTCTTATAGTTTTAGTATAGCTCTTAGAATGCTCCGTTTCTCATTTATGATTGCAGCATCTATGTTTGGATTATATGGCATTGTCATCTCCTATATCACAATAAATGTTCACTTGGTCGGCTTGCGAAGTTTCGGTTCTTATTATACGTCTCCTTTTGCACCGTTTCGTTATAAGGATTGGTTAGACCTCGTGTTTAGAGCTCCCTTGTCTCAACAACGTACGAGAACGAATGAACCAGGAACGCTTGATGATATTAAACAAAACTAA
- a CDS encoding Ger(x)C family spore germination protein has translation MRIIRWLTCLFFLLLSLTGCWDRAELEEVGFVIGVAFDPSRDNPKVFDSTFHIAIPSAFGNGHVEGGTSGVQPFFNITSSGSTNFKMIRNINSRRSRSLNFEHLKVIVINEELARQDFITGVLDLYTRDHEMRRKTHVLISNGAAKDVYIDKLPLEDMPGISMDMIDENNQNVLGMIDTREIGMISEKVAANSSYLIPGVYKPQRGDLRLSGAAIINGSTNKMMGWLDEGDVRGYNWVIGEAMNGILEAEGKNGDPFVFEILSQETKLNYKRENGKNVFDVHIKAEGTFAESWMSGLQIDDPKALMEIENILEAEIKKQSQQIVTKMQEEYYCDIFSFQKLLKRKNYHYWKETKDRWEGENGLFKDAVITIHSDVLISHYMTQEKVS, from the coding sequence ATGAGGATAATAAGGTGGTTAACGTGTTTATTCTTTCTCTTGTTAAGCTTAACCGGATGCTGGGATCGGGCTGAACTTGAAGAAGTGGGATTTGTTATTGGGGTTGCATTTGATCCAAGCAGAGATAATCCTAAGGTCTTTGATTCGACGTTTCATATTGCCATTCCATCTGCTTTTGGCAATGGGCATGTTGAGGGCGGAACTAGTGGGGTTCAACCCTTTTTTAATATTACATCCAGTGGTTCAACCAATTTTAAGATGATTCGTAACATTAATTCTCGAAGAAGCAGATCCCTTAATTTCGAACATTTAAAAGTAATAGTGATTAATGAAGAGCTTGCTAGACAAGATTTCATTACAGGTGTACTTGATCTTTATACAAGAGACCATGAGATGAGAAGAAAAACGCATGTATTAATTTCTAATGGAGCGGCGAAGGATGTTTACATCGATAAATTACCACTAGAAGATATGCCGGGAATCTCAATGGATATGATAGATGAAAATAATCAAAATGTGCTAGGGATGATCGATACTAGAGAAATTGGAATGATCTCTGAGAAAGTGGCTGCCAACAGCAGCTATCTAATACCCGGAGTATATAAGCCGCAAAGAGGAGACTTAAGGCTTTCAGGTGCAGCCATTATTAATGGATCAACCAATAAAATGATGGGTTGGTTAGATGAAGGAGATGTCAGAGGCTATAACTGGGTAATTGGTGAAGCGATGAATGGCATCTTAGAGGCAGAGGGGAAAAACGGTGACCCCTTTGTTTTTGAAATATTATCACAGGAAACAAAACTTAATTATAAAAGGGAAAATGGTAAAAATGTATTTGATGTTCATATTAAGGCAGAGGGAACTTTTGCGGAAAGTTGGATGTCAGGGCTGCAAATAGATGATCCTAAAGCTTTAATGGAAATTGAAAACATCTTAGAAGCAGAAATAAAAAAGCAATCTCAACAAATTGTTACGAAAATGCAAGAAGAATACTACTGTGACATTTTTTCTTTTCAGAAACTCCTCAAAAGAAAGAATTATCACTATTGGAAAGAAACAAAAGATCGGTGGGAAGGTGAAAATGGTTTGTTTAAAGATGCTGTTATTACGATACATTCAGACGTTTTGATCAGTCACTATATGACTCAGGAGAAAGTAAGCTAA
- a CDS encoding carbon-nitrogen family hydrolase, with protein sequence MKIAVYQMDIIPGKPEQNRKKVANWVESVCNEDRPDTVVLPEMWTTAYTLNDLEDLAEDESETTIHLLKELAVKFQINIVGGSFATKEDAKIYNRAVVINRAGELIYQYDKMHLVPMLNEHLYLEGGKSSAGIFELDGQKMGLIICYDLRFPELMRGLALQGAQAVFVLAEWPEARSNHWKVLQQARAIENQMYIISSNRVGEYDGVEFCGHSMIVDPWGDFIHIASQNKEETIVASLNLEKVKEVRENVPVFKSRTPQYYLPH encoded by the coding sequence TTGAAGATAGCAGTCTATCAAATGGATATCATACCGGGAAAGCCTGAACAAAACCGAAAGAAAGTAGCCAATTGGGTGGAATCTGTTTGTAATGAGGATAGACCAGATACGGTGGTCCTTCCTGAAATGTGGACCACCGCCTACACATTAAATGACCTGGAGGATTTAGCAGAAGATGAGTCAGAGACGACTATTCACTTATTAAAAGAACTGGCAGTAAAGTTTCAAATTAATATTGTAGGCGGTTCTTTTGCCACAAAAGAGGATGCAAAAATCTACAATCGTGCTGTTGTGATTAACAGAGCAGGTGAGCTTATTTATCAATATGACAAGATGCACCTTGTCCCTATGCTTAATGAACACCTTTATTTAGAAGGCGGCAAAAGCAGCGCGGGAATTTTTGAACTGGACGGGCAAAAAATGGGGTTAATTATTTGTTATGACCTTCGTTTCCCTGAGCTCATGCGAGGATTAGCTCTTCAAGGTGCACAAGCTGTATTTGTTTTAGCAGAGTGGCCTGAGGCTAGAAGCAATCACTGGAAAGTACTGCAGCAAGCTAGAGCAATTGAAAATCAAATGTACATCATCTCTTCTAACCGAGTCGGCGAATATGATGGCGTTGAGTTTTGTGGACACTCTATGATAGTAGACCCATGGGGAGACTTTATTCATATCGCTTCACAAAACAAAGAAGAAACCATCGTTGCATCTCTTAATTTAGAGAAGGTTAAAGAAGTGCGTGAGAATGTACCTGTATTTAAGAGCAGGACACCGCAGTATTATTTGCCACATTAG
- a CDS encoding sigma-70 family RNA polymerase sigma factor, translating into MHTYYEKTEEKEMDKEALLTELMSEYGNGVLKLIFSYVHQQDIAEDLAQEVFVKVYQKIDQFEQRASLKTWLYRIAINSSKDYLKSWHTKNVQTSKEGNMIEHMVDLRTPESNLIERTEEEELVTKVLSLPLMYKEVIYLYYYEEYSIQEISELLQINKNTVKTRLFQARKKLKQSFVGGVN; encoded by the coding sequence ATGCATACGTATTATGAGAAGACAGAGGAAAAAGAGATGGATAAAGAAGCCTTGCTTACAGAGCTGATGAGTGAATATGGAAATGGTGTTTTGAAGCTCATTTTCTCATATGTTCATCAGCAAGATATAGCAGAAGATTTAGCCCAAGAAGTCTTTGTGAAAGTGTATCAAAAAATTGATCAATTCGAACAGCGTGCCAGCTTGAAAACATGGTTATACCGTATAGCGATTAACAGTAGTAAAGATTATTTAAAGAGCTGGCATACCAAAAATGTACAAACATCCAAAGAGGGTAACATGATAGAACATATGGTTGACTTAAGAACACCGGAAAGTAATTTAATAGAGCGGACAGAAGAAGAGGAATTAGTAACAAAGGTTTTAAGTCTTCCTCTTATGTATAAAGAAGTCATCTATCTTTACTATTATGAAGAGTATTCCATCCAGGAAATTAGTGAACTGCTGCAGATAAATAAAAACACGGTAAAAACAAGATTATTTCAAGCAAGAAAGAAATTGAAACAAAGCTTTGTTGGAGGTGTGAACTAA
- a CDS encoding DUF421 domain-containing protein yields the protein MDLHFIWKAVVIVFGGVLILRMAGRKSISQLTVAQTVMMIAVGSLIIQPVSDRNIWITLVITLILVLTLIMIEYIVLKFDILENFFYSKSIMVVENGEIIEKNLLKLRLTVDMLEVRLRQQSIQRISDLQWATIESNGQLGYQLKVEKQYATKEDIQMLVSLIQANLPHSPEQMPKDDAQDSNNLFKEVKYNKHGEEPPDYLK from the coding sequence TTGGATTTACACTTCATATGGAAAGCGGTAGTTATTGTTTTTGGTGGAGTCCTTATTTTGCGAATGGCTGGCAGAAAGTCAATTTCCCAGCTGACGGTTGCCCAGACCGTCATGATGATTGCTGTTGGTTCATTAATTATTCAGCCAGTAAGTGATAGAAATATTTGGATTACATTAGTGATTACATTAATACTTGTCCTCACACTAATTATGATTGAATATATCGTACTGAAATTCGATATTCTAGAAAATTTTTTTTACAGCAAATCGATAATGGTCGTGGAAAATGGGGAAATTATTGAAAAAAATTTATTAAAACTACGTTTAACAGTAGATATGCTTGAAGTCAGATTAAGGCAGCAAAGTATTCAAAGAATTAGTGATTTGCAATGGGCCACTATAGAATCAAATGGTCAACTGGGATACCAGCTAAAAGTTGAAAAACAATATGCTACGAAAGAAGATATTCAAATGCTTGTCTCGTTGATTCAAGCGAACTTACCTCACTCACCAGAACAAATGCCAAAGGACGATGCACAGGATAGCAATAATCTATTTAAAGAAGTTAAATATAATAAGCATGGAGAAGAACCGCCGGATTATTTGAAATGA
- a CDS encoding voltage-gated chloride channel family protein, translated as MGVKSIDKTFILTFSKWVMWGALIGAAVGSTTAFLLTTNDFLGNTRENHSWLIYFLPLAGILLGYIYMKYGKKDGNDSAKGNNLIIEAVHGNAKVVRRIGPIVYLGTFLTVLLGGSTGREGAAIQMGGSIAETVNHYFKVNLIDTNILLLSGISAGFGAAFGTPITGAVFGMEMTALGKMRFDALIPCLVSSFVGHYITESAWGVEHESFIIQSVPETSLKMFGMVILLSITFSLLSVFYCQLRHGIQSFSEKIFKKNHMSRAFFGGSFIVALTLILGTEEYNGRSLDMLEQSFEENVPPFAFLAKLVFTAITLGSGFVGGEAIPLFFMGATLGNSLSGFIDLPLSFLAGLGLIATFAGGANTPIAAFLLSIEMFGGEGIEFFFIACLISYIFSGHHGLWPSQPIYEPKSRLYNLAYGGTIETTEKNK; from the coding sequence ATGGGTGTGAAAAGCATAGATAAAACTTTTATTTTAACCTTCTCAAAATGGGTAATGTGGGGAGCTCTTATCGGTGCGGCAGTAGGTTCTACAACGGCTTTTCTTTTAACAACAAATGATTTTCTTGGGAATACACGTGAAAATCATTCATGGCTAATCTATTTTTTACCTCTAGCTGGCATACTGTTAGGTTACATATATATGAAGTACGGAAAGAAAGACGGAAATGACTCTGCTAAAGGAAATAATCTAATTATAGAAGCTGTTCATGGGAATGCAAAAGTAGTACGCAGAATAGGACCTATTGTCTACTTAGGTACGTTTCTAACAGTCTTACTTGGCGGGTCCACAGGAAGAGAAGGCGCAGCTATTCAAATGGGTGGAAGTATAGCTGAAACAGTAAATCATTACTTCAAAGTGAACCTAATAGACACGAACATTCTACTGTTGAGCGGAATTAGTGCAGGATTTGGCGCAGCTTTTGGAACTCCCATAACAGGAGCTGTTTTTGGAATGGAGATGACTGCCTTAGGGAAAATGAGGTTTGACGCTTTGATTCCTTGCCTTGTATCTAGTTTTGTTGGCCATTATATAACCGAGTCAGCTTGGGGAGTCGAGCATGAATCTTTCATAATTCAATCAGTACCAGAGACCTCACTTAAGATGTTCGGTATGGTTATTCTTTTATCCATTACTTTCAGTCTTTTAAGTGTATTTTATTGTCAACTAAGGCACGGTATTCAAAGCTTCTCTGAAAAAATTTTTAAGAAAAACCATATGAGTAGAGCCTTTTTTGGGGGAAGCTTTATTGTTGCATTAACATTGATCTTAGGGACTGAGGAGTATAATGGACGTAGTTTAGATATGCTTGAACAATCTTTTGAAGAAAATGTTCCCCCTTTCGCCTTTCTTGCTAAGCTAGTATTTACAGCAATTACCCTTGGCAGCGGCTTTGTAGGCGGGGAAGCCATACCTCTATTTTTTATGGGGGCAACTTTAGGAAATAGCTTATCCGGATTCATTGATTTACCGTTATCCTTTCTTGCTGGGCTTGGCCTGATTGCTACCTTTGCAGGCGGGGCTAACACACCGATTGCAGCATTCCTTTTAAGTATTGAGATGTTTGGCGGCGAAGGAATTGAATTCTTCTTTATTGCTTGTTTAATAAGTTATATATTTTCTGGGCACCATGGACTTTGGCCATCTCAACCTATATATGAACCTAAAAGTCGGTTATATAACCTTGCTTACGGAGGAACTATTGAAACAACTGAGAAGAATAAATAG